A stretch of Oncorhynchus mykiss isolate Arlee chromosome 12, USDA_OmykA_1.1, whole genome shotgun sequence DNA encodes these proteins:
- the LOC110537020 gene encoding C3a anaphylatoxin chemotactic receptor-like produces the protein MNFSEEYLEDYYDTFIQTDHSEQLNQSIRVVSIVIYSITCVLGIPGNVFVIWIAGVKMKRTVNTVWFVNLAVADLLCCISIPFSLVEIILNQHWPFGEAMCKVIPSVMYLNMFASVFTLVLISLDRFVLIILPVLAQNHRSIALAWLLCGLAWVLALLLSLPTMIHNGTIDSVDNDEIIMCTSVHPLGENNIRGFFSAIKATHVPRLVLGFLVPLTVIAVCYLLIGRRVSSAHFKSQRTFWLILAVVTAFFVCWLPYHTIGMVIGYGRFASADEAWNWYPLAISLAYVNSCLNPVLYVFMGQDFKERVRVSFRKIFENVFSEDAITHTSVTHV, from the coding sequence ATGAATTTCTCAGAGGAGTACTTGGAGGATTATTATGACACGTTCATTCAAACGGATCATTCAGAGCAGCTAAATCAGTCCATACGGGTGGTGTCCATAGTCATCTACAGCATAACCTGTGTCCTCGGTATCCCAGGAAACGTATTTGTCATCTGGATAGCTGGAgtgaagatgaagaggacagtcaACACTGTCTGGTTTGTAAACCTTGCTGTAGCAGACCTCCTCTGCTGCATCTCCATACCCTTCTCATTGGTTGAAATCATATTGAACCAACACTGGCCATTCGGAGAGGCTATGTGTAAGGTTATCCCCTCTGTCATGTATCTCAACATGTTTGCCAGCGTCTTCACCCTGGTTCTCATCAGCCTGGACCGATTTgtcctgatcatcctgcctgtcTTGGCCCAGAACCACCGGAGCATCGCCCTGGCCTGGTTGCTGTGTGGTCTGGCCTGGGTCCTGGCCTTGCTCCTCAGCCTCCCCACCATGATTCATAATGGGACCATCGATAGTGTTGACAATGACGAAATTATTATGTGCACCTCTGTACACCCCCTTGGCGAAAACAACATTAGGGGCTTCTTTTCTGCCATCAAAGCCACCCATGTTCCCAGGCTGGTCCTCGGCTTCCTCGTTCCCCTGACGGTCATCGCTGTCTGCTACCTGCTCATCGGCAGGAGGGTGAGCAGCGCTCACTTCAAGTCTCAGAGGACCTTCTGGCTCATTCTGGCTGTGGTGACAGCATTCTTTGTGTGCTGGCTGCCGTATCACACCATAGGTATGGTGATTGGGTATGGTAGGTTTGCCTCGGCCGATGAAGCCTGGAATTGGTACCCCCTGGCCATCTCTCTGGCCTATGTCAACAGCTGCCTCAACCCTGTCCTGTATGTATTTATGGGCCAGGACTTCAAGGAGAGGGTCAGGGTCTCTTTCCGTAAAATATTTGAGAATGTCTTCAGTGAGGATGCCATAACACACACATCTGTGACTCATGTCTGA